In Anoplopoma fimbria isolate UVic2021 breed Golden Eagle Sablefish chromosome 15, Afim_UVic_2022, whole genome shotgun sequence, the genomic window TGATAAGTGAAGTGCATGACTCGGTGTATTCTGTTTCACCTGCATGACAATAACAAGGGCAGGTGTCCTGGGCAGACCAAAGTCATATTTGATGTCCAACATCAGACTACTTACACCTGAAGAGTGTGACATCATGATGACTCTAAGCTGATAACCCGGCAACACACCAGCAGTTGTTGTGAGGATAAAGGATTAGCCTCTGTTTGCTTTTGCTGCTCTTTgaaccagaaaaaaatgaaaagaaaaggatcTCACATGAAAGGACCAACTTGCTGAGAAAGCACAGAATTGGGGTGCTACCTCTCATCAAAGAGGTTGAGTCACTTCAAGAGCGGAGACCTCTTTCCAAACACCCATGCAAGGGGGGGGGTGGTAGACTTTTCCATCGCTTCTATTTGTCTTTGCAGGTGGccgtttgtgtatgtgtgacatTTTGTATTCCGTCTGTATGTTGACCATGTCTGTCTGGCATATCAGGTaatgtctctgtctccttcctACATTGTTGGTGGATAATGAGGTGTGATTAAATATGAATGCTAAGTGTTTGGTGGCTGGAGCCCAATGCTGAAACCGGATCCAGTCGGGGCCCACAGGCAGCATAATTAGTAGCTGTTGATAGATgccattaatgtgtttttttccacccaCTGCTTGCAGGCCTCTAAGCTGGACCTCCACGCAGCAGCAGGCCGCCTTTGAGCCATCCACAGTTAATTAacttgcaaataaataaatcctgatGCAGCTGTGGTTGTTCTGTACTGTTCTAAAAGCCAGAACGCTGATCGTaatcagctttatttaaaaatatttaatgatcaACAGTGATTAAATATTAAGCCTTTTGTTGGATTTATTTGATCTCTTTTTATTATCACCTCCAGGGATTTCATGTTGAAAGCATGACGAAACTTCTGTCGAAAACAATATCAGCATTTCAAAGCGCTGAAGGACCAGTGTGACGCCTTTAATGGTGGAGAAAAGCCCTTTGTGCACGCCTGAAGGGCTGTGTTGGGTTTTGGAGGGCTCTTTGGATTGTCATAACCCTGGTGTGAGATTGACTCATTCATGGGGAGCAGTCTCCAAGAATTCATCCTATGCTTCTGTGCTGCATGGCGGTGGACACCACTGTGCCGCCTcacttcagagagagagagacggagtcATGTCCACAGCTGTTAGGACATGCCTGCTTTGAGGTGCCGTGGCTTTAATGTGTGGAGCAGATTAAACAGGGTGCCTCTGTGGAGGCTGGATAACTGGTCAGCTCTCCCACACAGTTATCCAATCTTATCCACTGTGTGCGTGTTCGTGTGCGAGTGTTACTGCTGCCGCCACACATACACCCTCTTATTCTCCAAAGAGTGAGCAGAACAGCTTGACACACCAGTCAGCCTCATTAAGTGAAGCCCAGAGTTTTTCGAGAACACTCCGAGTAGCCTGCGGGCAAAATATTGGAGAAACTTGAAGACCTTTCAATTGATTCTTCTCGCTTGACATGAAAGTATAACCTGCAGTCTGTGAGTTGCTGGACTTCAACACGTCTCCACTGTAATATAAACTACAACGCACCATGAAGGGCTATGCTACGTTGCCTGCAGTGAAGATCAAATGGTGGTTGGTTCAGCGAAGGGTCAGCGTATGTAGAGCGGTTGCACATGCCACAAtagttttcctcttttcccaCACAGGAGAGCCTCAGTGAGCTGAGATTAATGGAGGAATGAAATCATGTCTAAACTACAGACGACAATGCACTGACATGATGACTGTGGTCAGCATCACTATCAGGGTTTCAACATGGCTTCAAAGGTTCAGACAATCAACTTAGATCAAATAATTCTCTGTTAGTTCAGTCATGGCCACATTTAATgctaaaaatctaatttgtaggattaagttaaaacaaactatattacacaattcatttaaaatcaaacGGCTGCATTAAAGGATAATGATGGCaatattctatttattctatatatttCTCTGTTAGGAAGATACACATTTCCAGCTTACCCGCCTTGACTCTGGCACTCAACCCCGAGTACATTTACTGAagacataaatctttaaaaatgccctttatatattaaatatatacctAATTTTTTAAGGCTAAATAATTCcataaaacagctgggcactgtagatTCACAGACTATTTCCTAACTTGTATTTGTTGCAAATTTATCTACAGTACATGCCACTCATTTTTGCTGGGCAACAACaaaagccaataaaaaaattaaataaataaaaagccaataaagtataataaataaaatgccaataaaaacacaccacagcTGTATCAGGATTTATTTATCCGCaagttaattaataaataaaatggcaataaaaagccaattaaagctttttatgggatttgttgacaaatataaaaatacaaaatattgacGACTCTATGTTTGACGGGAAACTTCAAAGTGACGTCATCATCTAGACTACAGGAAACACAACGGAGTAAGACATTCCTAACTGTAAGTAGCTGATGTGATGACCTCATTCAGCGAGGGATCCTTAAAGCACAGCATTTGAATAATGTTGCACCAAACACATTTGGCttcatctgtatttatttctcttgAGAATGAGTTTCGTTAAGTGTGATATGATCCCCACAACAACAAAGACCTTTGTATGTGAGTCACTTTGAGAGTGTGAGGTTTACCCAGCAGTCTACAGCCAGACAGGGATGTATGATTACCAGACAGCCCTCACAAAGGTGGCCGTTTGTGTCGGTGCTCTGTTACAGCGGCCAGATCCGGTGTCATTGCTCTTATGACTAGTCTCACCTTCACAATTTCTAAAAGGTATAAGCACAAAATTGCCCCACTCCACCTCTCCATGCCTGCTGCATTATTCAATTAGTCTTCACCGGAGAGGACTTGTTACGGGTTGTAGgctgacagaaaataaacacactttcACCATTTGTCTTCCCTCTGTTGAGCTGTCACATGTGACTGCTGTGTTACCTACCATATCAGATACAAATCAGTGATAatacaacatataaaacaaCTGGCAGTGTAAACGCACCCTTGTAAAGGGACTATTTCTCCTCATCCAGGTTGTACTAGTTTCGCTGTGGGACTTataaatgattatcttatcttgtcttatcttttttaaaactaatctctttaaatctgctttcaacctgtgatgctagttatgcatgtttttattgttgttgttttgtttattactgttatGTCATCTCTCtaccttgtttacattgttaaagcagaccacatgaccacatgacaataataacatgacaataaaaacctgtgcaatacattacacattacactgtgcaataatagttaaaaaagttaaaaatagttaaaatagtttttgtttttttctgtctgtaaatataatatttcagttattgttgttttttctactgtttttttttattgcttatttataatacttgttttattttatttttattttttatttttcatttttagcttgtcttcttctactatgtctcttgtgtgcactttacgctacgctgttgtaagtctgcaaatttcccgctactaataaaggattatcttatcttattatcttatcttatcttatcttatcttatttattttattgtttctggcTTTACCATGTAaggtgcctttgagtaccttttaaagtgctatacaaataaaatgtgttattattattatcattattattattattattattattattattattattatttaaaatacacattttttgaaaaagaaaaaggaaattgcATTTTTAACCTTAGAGCTTGAGACACCTTTTCAGAGATCATGTTGTCTTGTTTCAGGGGGAAAATCTCTAAAATACTACCTGAATTTCAGTGATATCTTTGGGGTTTCTTTAGCTAAACTTGACATGAGGAGTAccagagagggaagagaagcAAGCCTCCTTTTGTTATCAGGTCACTGCTCCAGTGTGATCTCTGCCATTGGGTCAGTGTGCCACGTATGCCTCATCCAACTGGCTTGCAGTCAGGATGCGGTTGCCATGGAATATGTCCAGTTGGAGCAAATGAAATCCCTCCTTTTTTAGTTTCCAGGCAGGACTCACATGACGGAGAATGTTTTGGTGGGAGACgggcagtgtgtgtttgtgatagATGCTTGTACACATGCATATGGAGAATGAGCTATCAAGAGGGAAATGGACATTTGAGGATACAGAGGAAGTAGGGCATGTGATTGTgcagccatgtgtgtgtttgcgtgcttGCGTGAACgggtatgtgtgcatgcatgcttctgctagtgtgtgtgggtgtgtattcATTGCTCTTCAGAAATAGCTTTCTGGTGTAACATAAACTGATGGCTGTCTTCTTTCTCCCAGGGTTCTCAGGCGTCTATGAGAACTTATTTATGAACAGTTGCTTTTTcccaaaatacaaacacaaacacaagtcaatGATAACATTGTTTAGCgttacagagaaagagagaaaactgacAGATTTTTTGGCACTGTATTCTGTTATGTATCCTCATTTCAGTGAGAGATTTGTCTGGGCTAAGTGTACAAATTGTAATTTGTGGGTGTGCACTTCAAAGACTTTGAGACATGTCTTTCATCAACACAAAGCCATAATCCACTTACTGATAGACATGGCTCAATTAGTTAAGTCAACAATGTGGCGGATGTAAAATTCATGTTCCTGGATAGTGGTTTGAGCTGCAGTGAATTCAtccatattcattatttatgttataGAGGCCTGTCTATGTGTCCCGCTGAGAGCTGCGTTATGGCCTCAATGATTTCTGCAGCTACTCCCGAATGCTAATACATCACAGACTAATGCATGTTAATGAAAGACTTAGGTTTGTTTTCTTAATATATGTGTACTGTCATCAATACTTAGGGtttttcattaatatttcatttcaggACTTTCAAGTAATGAACCAGTCAAACGCTTATTAACAAATTACCATGAAAAGGTTATCTGACttgtgattatgtttttttcacaacatacaTCACTCTGCACGAGGACAGTTTAACCTGCATACTGTGTCTATGACAATGACCTGTCGTTACAAGGATCGTGACTGTCTCTTTAGTAATTACGGATGTTTTCTTGAAAGGCTTTTAAGTAGGGAGGGGTCTCTTTTGTTTGGCTGGAGCACAAAAGGAAGCTGCAACTAATGCTCCCACATCTTTGGGCCTTTTGTTGTTTACAGTGATCACTCATGCAGGGAAGTGATCTGGTTTCCAATATCACAGTGACTGAGAAAACCAATCCCCTCCTCCACAGTGAATCCCCACCTCTTTGGAAAGGCCGCAGGTGGGACAAAGTCTGAACCTAAAGGTCTATCCAATTCAGGCAGgacagaggaggcagagaccCGTGACTTCTCACGCAGTCCATTGGTGGGGTGATCACAGCTGAGGGACAGGGAGTAGTAATGGGGAGGAGGGGGTAGGGTGATGCTCTTTGGGAGAATGCAAAGGGTCAGCTACAGCTGTCCGGGGATTTATTGATCAGTGATAGCCCTTAGGGGACGGGGCAGATCACCAGCACCTGCATCAGCTCAGCATGGATAACTGTCAATATATTGACTGATGAAATGAACTATAGAAAATAAAGGAATGTTCATATATCTCTACTGAAAATGTTTGTGGTTATACTGGCTGATGGGTTAACATATAGTCTCTTGTGATGACTGTTGTAAGACCCAACTTATGGTGTCAGGGCTGATctatgtcaaaaactgtttttttttttaatgaaacaaacaacattcacacacacaatatgtgtTCTCTTCTAGGTGCCCAATTATACTGATCGAGATCTAGGCCACTTCCAGTAGGATCCAGATAATTTCCACTTATAATAAACAAAAGTTCACAATTGTTTCTCAGTAAACAGTTCGATTTAACCAGAACATATACTAGGATGTTCAAAAACTTGAAAGCTGgctgttaaatgtgaaatgtaaacattaaacgTGTACTTGGGCAATGTTGTAATGAAATAGAAAAATCTACTGTTTGGCAGTAAACAGACCTACAGTATATTCATTTGATTATTGTTTGCAACAGGCGCACCTAAGGATAGATGTATGGATAgaaataaaatccattaattattatgttatagatgtatgaatgaaaaatgtatggaTAGATGTATGGATAGATGTAAAGATGGATAGATGTATGGATAGATGTATGGATAGATGTATGAATAGATGTAAATAGATGTATAGATgtatggatagatggatggatagatgtaTGGATAGATGTatggattgttttattttattttttatttttcattttttatcttgtcttcttctactatgtctcttgtgtgcactttactctacgctgttgtaagcctgcaaatttccccgctgcgggactaataaaggattatcttatcttatcttatcttatcttatcttatcttatcttatcttatcttatagatGTATAGATGTATGGATAGATGTATGGATATGTATAGATGTATAGATGTATGTATAGATGTATGGATAGATGTATGTATAGATGTATAGATGTATGGATAGATGTATGGATAGATGTATAGATGTATGGATAGATGTATGGATAGATGTATATGATGGATATGGATAGATGTATGGATAGATGTATGgatataaagatatatagatggatagatagacagatagtaagacagttaaataaatacagtttctcCGCACTGCCAATGCGCATGTTAGTACTTCCCTGAACAGATGAGCGCGGTAGTAGCGTGAAAGCGGTCTCGTGCTACGGGGAATTTCCCGTCCACGTGTCTGAATACTCGACGGAGGAGGcgggacaaaaacaaactcgACGATTGGTCGCAGGGTCACAAATCCCCCCTCAAAGGGGCGGGCTCCCCCGCGGCTCAGAGGCGTGTGGTTGGACGGCAGAAACACTCGCGTTTTTAAGGAGGGTTTATTTACTAACTTTCAGCACCACGCCCCGGCTGCGGAGTCAGTGTGGAGCTGACTTCGGCGAAATGAAATCGGCCCGCTGCACTTTTCCTCCCAGAATGGAAGTCGTCGTGGAGGTGATACGGACTAAACTCGCTTGTATGCCAGGATATTGAacctgtgtccttttttttttttgttgtcaattttttttttttttgtctttctctctctggctaCAAGATCACTTTTTACAGCGAAGCCCATATCCGCGGTAAGTGCCTTCAAGTGTCGCTCATCTGTGGACACATTGTAGCGACTAGTCGGCACGACCTGTAACATTAAGTAACATCCGCATCCTTAGGAAGAAGCAACAAACAACGTGTCGCTGTTGACGTTGAAACAGAGGCAACAAAAATGTGAGTCGACAGTTCACGTCCACGGTACTGTAATGAAATATCCAAGCAGCTTAATTAAAACACTGTttctgtggctcagtggttCGTTCATACACGAGGTTTTGAATTCTACCGGCTTTCCCGGTTTACAGAGCCCGGTCGGTGAATGGACTTCAgactgtgtctctgtctgtacaGACATGTGGTGACAACCGTGTTCTCCATAGATTAAAAGCATTTAACTCGTGTAAACATtcaattacatatatatatatatatatatatatatttattatatatatatatatattattatatattataattttttttcaaaatgtgttattttggattttttttatttattctccatATGTATTCACCGCACATGTATTTTTTCGCATTTAATTTTCttaaagtttattcttttagagataaaaaaaacttttttatttttattttattgtcgcAATATACTGGCACGCTTTACGGGGAGCTGACTTGTCATTTAGGTCTTGTGCCAAATGTAACAGAGTAGAACTGTTGTGATTATATGTGAGTGTTTTGATACCAGTGGATGGAAACTGTCAGTAACAGAGCAGCCTCGCTGTATCACCACCCCACctatccctcctctccttctgttaGGGCTTTATTTAGTTCTGCAGCAGAGGGAGCCACTggctgacacaaacacacagtctggACAGTAGAGCTGCACAGAAAGCAACCCTTGGTGTTTGGAGGCTGagcctagtttttttttttttcttcttcttcttctttctgagCCTTCCATGTTCTTACTCTGTGTTTGTCGAAACAAAGCATTAAGcggttttacacacacacacacacacacagggtttatTGTGAACGCACAAAGTATATTGTGAGGTCTGGGCATGCTAGAGACCAGGCCAATCTGCTTATGTTGggtgaggaaaagaaaactcCTTCCCAGGGAGCTGGCAAGCTGACAGACCAGGGTAGGGAGAGTGGTTTAGGATTTTTCCTCAAAGACTGTCATTACCATCTTGCTGTGGACCCTAATTTGGAAGTGTGGTAGTAGTCTAACCCTGTATTACAACTCAAATGGGACTTTGGGGGCTAACTGTTGAGGCAACTTGAATTTCACCCGTATTTTGATAACTCTATGACCCACTGTAAGACTCGAGGTTCAATGCAGTGCATCATTGTCACTGGAGAGATGCCCAAGTGCTCCTTGAGATTCTGCGGTAGGGttgctttaaatatttatagtcATGCATTTTTACTTATTCCTGTCATCAAATTTACAAATTGTGTAAATTTAAGATATTTGTTAGTGCACTGGGCACTGATACCTGCAATTGTTTGCTATACAAATCTCAGATATTATTACTATAAGCTAGCAATCGTGGTAGTTATTTAAGAAGCCAAGCTCCTGTCCACAGGGCTGCTTAGTATAGACCAGAGAGATTCTACCTCTCATTTAACTTTGTCAGCCAAACTCCCGTTTATGTAGATGCGGCTCAACCGAGTCTCCCAACCGCAGTGGATTGTGTGGTTTTCTTCACTGAGATGAACAGAGCCATTTGTCTAAATAAGCACTGAGCTCTTTGCCACAAGTGAAGGCAgagcgtttttgttttttctttctcttcccctACTTGTCCATGTCCAATGTGGTTTTATTGATTTGAGGGTCATTATAAATGCTCATTATAAACCAGACAGGTTGTCTATAATAACAATGAATGCTTAGGAGGAATGAACACATAATGAATGCGTCTGAGATCATCTCATCAGGCCTAATGCAGAATCATCCAAGGTTACTTCCATCATTAGTAAGGGGAACTTGGGATGCCTTTTGATTTATACACTcactgaaaagacaaatgttgCACACTAAGCTGAAGCAGTAATCCTTCTTCCCCCGCCTTGTCGCTCTTAAGGCTGCTTATCTTTTAGTGCCCCCGCATGGACGATGAGGAGGATGATGTGTTTGAGCCAGACCCCCATTGCTGGCGCACCGCATTCAAGGAGATAGAGTGTGAAGACCGGGGCACACAGACACCTGGCCCTACCCTGGCACCCAACAACGGCATGCTGCCCTGTGGAGTCGCAGAGGAGCCCAGACCTCTCTTCTACGGTGAGCCTGATGACATACCATATTTCAAAAGGTGAAAAAGGAACATTGCCCTGTGCGTGACAACCAATGTTATAAAACTGAAGCACAAAACTATAGGGCTAGACTTACTGTGAGAAATGCGTAACAATGCTGCTGCATTGATCTCACCCCTGGCGCCAGATAGTCGTGATCACAGTGGCTTTTTATGGTCTGCATGGAGTGTACCCAGCTGCTTTGCTATTCAAAAGGCGCCAGACTGGCAGTGCGACTGAAAGGATGTGACAGAAGTGCTCACCTGAGTGAGCGGCAACTGCACAGAGAAGTGATTATCAGTGACAGCAAAGTTACATCGGCGCCATATACAAGTAATCATGCCATAGTAACACCTTAACAATTGACCGACTTCAAATCTGTTGTCTATGAGTGACTTATGAAACCCTTAAATGACTCACAGTGtttgattacaaaaaaaacacacagccgGGAAAAGTTGTGGTTATATCTGAgcaatctgattggtcaaagaCACGTTCAACAATACTAGGCTGCTCTTTGTGCCTGCTGCATCTTCAGCATAGACATTATCTCAGTAAAAAATATACGGTtgttgacaaaaataataagtCTCAGCCTTGACACTCAACAGGCAACGCAGGTTTTCGATTGCACTTCCCTGCAAACTTTGAGCTTGTTGGGGATCAGGAAGCGAGGCGACAAGAGAGTGAAGGGGAGCAGAACGGGATGGAGCAGCTACCGCGGCAGCAACCTGTGGCCCGCGGTGTGGAGGCATGCATTGGCCAGAA contains:
- the bmf1 gene encoding BCL2 modifying factor 1, whose amino-acid sequence is MDDEEDDVFEPDPHCWRTAFKEIECEDRGTQTPGPTLAPNNGMLPCGVAEEPRPLFYGNAGFRLHFPANFELVGDQEARRQESEGEQNGMEQLPRQQPVARGVEACIGQKLQLIGDQFHREHLQLYHRNQRNQGWMWWRLAAALLSLLFDRGFFAGRGGAGRR